A window from Mus caroli chromosome 2, CAROLI_EIJ_v1.1, whole genome shotgun sequence encodes these proteins:
- the LOC110290287 gene encoding olfactory receptor 154-like, with protein sequence MMHRNQTVVTEFFFTGLTSSFHLQIVLFLTFLCVYLATLLGNLGMIILIQLDTRLHIPMYFFLSHLSFVDACSSSVVSPKMLSDIFVDKKVISFLGCAIQLCLVGQFVVTECFLLASMAYDRYVAICKPLLYTLIMSQRVCVQLVIGPYSIGIISTMVHIISAFVLPYCGPNIINHFFCDLLPVLSLACADTQMNKRLLFILAGIIGVFSGIIILVSYVYIAITILKFNSADGRRKAFSTCSSHLTAVSILYGTLFFIYVRPSSSFSLDINKVVSLFYTIVIPMLNPFIYSLRNKEVKDALIRTFEKQFCYSLQDKIL encoded by the coding sequence ATGATGCACAGAAATCAAACTGTTGTGACTGAGTTCTTCTTCACTGGATTAacctcctccttccatctccaAATTGTCCTCTTCCTGACATTTCTCTGTGTTTATCTCGCAACTCTTCTGGGGAACCTGGGAATGATCATTCTAATTCAACTGGACACTCGACTCCACAtccccatgtacttttttctcagccacttgTCCTTTGTAGATGCCTGCTCCTCTTCTGTTGTCAGTCCTAAGATGTTGTCTGACATATTTGTGGATAAAAAGGTGATCTCCTTCTTAGGTTGTGCTATCCAGCTTTGTTTAGTCGGCCAGTTTGTAGTGACAGAATGTttcctcctggcctccatggcttATGATCGGTATGTCGCCATCTGTAAGCCTTTGCTGTATACTCTCATCATGTCCCAGCGAGTCTGTGTACAGTTAGTGATAGGCCCTTACAGCATAGGCATTATAAGCACTATGGTCCATATTATTTCTGCATTTGTCCTTCCATACTGTGGTCCAAATATCAtcaatcactttttctgtgaccttcttcctgttctctcaCTGGCATGTGCAGATACTCAGATGAATAAGCGTTTGCTTTTCATCTTGGCTGGGATCATAGGTGTATTCAGTGGCATAATCATATTGGTTTCCTACGTTTACATTGCTATCACCATCCTAAAGTTCAATTCTGCTGATGGGAGGCGCAAAGCCTTCTCCACCTGCTCTTCACACCTGACAGCAGTCTCTATCCTTTATGGAACTCTCTTCTTTATCTATGTACGTCCAAGCTCCAGCTTCTCTCTGGATATCAATAAGGTTGTGTCACTATTTTACACCATTGTTATCCCTATGTTGAACCCATTCATTTATAGCCTGAgaaataaggaagtaaaagatgCATTAATCAGGACATTTGAAAAGCAGTTTTGCTACAGCTTGCAAgataaaatactataa